In the Arachis ipaensis cultivar K30076 chromosome B10, Araip1.1, whole genome shotgun sequence genome, one interval contains:
- the LOC110268379 gene encoding uncharacterized protein LOC110268379, producing MSQTTTVPEFEETPETDFEPTPLLQIEGTTKTTLEPPQKLEESTPTLPPAPSKSYPAAEDAAALMMMARTASYVPKTDPMPSFSLGFTDSSQEEAATQEGASTQEAGRAKTPETTNLLEQLEDLVQKIASSAAKEESKSPQIQKETGGESSGKFETPAGINQNTGDMKEKCYIWGTRVKIYADGSTNEFDNVCTLIA from the exons AtgtcccaaacaaccactgtgcCAGAATTTGAAGAAACACCTGAGACAGATTTTGAACCAACCCCTCTACTACaaattgaaggaactacaaaaac CACTCTTGAACCACCCCAAAAACTTGAAGAAAGCACACCCACGCTTcccccagctccatctaaaag TTATCCAGCCGCAGAAGACGCTGCTGCCctgatgatgatggcacggacagcatcgtatgttcctaaaacagatccaatgccatcattcagccttggcttcactgattcaagccaagaagaagcagcaacgcaAGAGGGAGCGTCAACGCAGGAAGCAGGCAGGGCAAAAACTCCAGAAACTACAAATTTGCTAGAACAATTAGAGGATTTGGTAcaaaaaatagcaagcagtgcggcgaaagaagaaagtaaaagtCCACAAATTCAAAAAGAGACTGGCGGAGAAAGTTCTgggaagtttgaaactcctgcggGAATAAATCAGAATACGGGTGATATGAAAGAGAAGTGCTACATCTGGGGGACGCGAGTGAAGATATACGCAGATGGCAGTACTAACGAGTTTGACAACGTGTGCACTCTGATTGCCTAA